A stretch of Deinococcus cellulosilyticus NBRC 106333 = KACC 11606 DNA encodes these proteins:
- a CDS encoding DeoR/GlpR family DNA-binding transcription regulator: MSKLSTQQRHALILDVVTRKGECRLEELSQLVQVSIATMRRDIATLESRGLVERTWGGVCVATPVKYLPSFLDSSKKHAAEKRAIAAVAASLVQPGMVIGLSGGSSCTELARWLRGKKITVVTNALNVAMELYSHGHTKVIVAGGQLNMYSYELVGDNVRQTLQEHRLDLAFLGCTGITPEFGFSMRDEPEAIAARVVCHAAERCYVLADHSKVGRHTLTRFATVRQVTALITDDGVPEQQRVALENAGLKVLVAPGLG; encoded by the coding sequence GTGAGCAAACTCAGCACCCAACAACGGCATGCTCTGATTCTGGATGTGGTGACACGCAAGGGAGAATGCCGACTGGAAGAGCTCAGTCAGCTGGTGCAGGTGTCCATCGCCACCATGCGCCGCGACATCGCCACCCTGGAGTCGCGCGGTCTGGTGGAACGCACCTGGGGCGGTGTGTGTGTGGCCACACCCGTCAAATACCTGCCGTCTTTCCTGGACTCCTCCAAAAAGCACGCTGCCGAAAAACGCGCGATTGCCGCCGTTGCTGCCAGTCTGGTGCAACCCGGCATGGTGATCGGGCTCTCCGGAGGCTCCAGTTGCACCGAACTGGCCCGCTGGCTGCGCGGCAAGAAAATCACCGTGGTCACCAACGCCCTGAACGTCGCGATGGAACTCTACAGCCACGGCCACACCAAGGTGATCGTCGCAGGCGGACAGCTCAACATGTACTCCTACGAACTCGTCGGAGACAACGTGCGCCAGACCCTGCAGGAACACCGCCTGGATCTGGCCTTCCTGGGCTGCACTGGCATCACCCCCGAGTTTGGTTTCTCCATGCGAGACGAGCCTGAGGCCATTGCTGCACGGGTGGTCTGTCACGCTGCAGAACGCTGTTATGTGCTCGCAGACCACAGCAAAGTGGGCAGGCACACCCTCACCCGCTTTGCCACGGTGCGTCAGGTCACCGCCCTGATCACCGACGATGGGGTGCCCGAACAGCAACGGGTGGCGCTGGAAAACGCAGGGCTGAAGGTGCTGGTGGCACCGGGGCTGGGGTAA
- a CDS encoding ROK family transcriptional regulator produces the protein MRSETLDLNAIRMQHTLILLRKLWYEDISRAELSRRIGLSRSAISSIVSELLDVNLVLELGLGASLGGRKPTILRLNENAAYLLAVDIGKRHLGVALLDLRCNIIEETTCEHHREYTPEDTYDELDQVIQGFKKKHPGKVPRIAMIGVSIAGPVNYKTGQVIQPPNLPSWNEEQVASAISRRFGIPTFVDNDANLGALAELHFSGLSDQHLIYLKCATGIGAGILIDGKIYRGVSGGAGEIGHTSINENGPVGPSGYPGSLESYVSGAMLLKRMLELLPQYPQTCLRADSTLQQLALAAKDGDELATRIVEDAGRHLGIAIANVVNLFSPSEVILGGDLCLAEGVLLDPLKQMLEQRTMLINREQTNVRLTRFNTRTSLYGAGVLALYELFDPNGLKHLYEVAKQPLLTEV, from the coding sequence ATGCGGTCAGAAACCCTAGACCTGAATGCCATTCGGATGCAGCATACCCTCATTCTGCTGCGCAAACTCTGGTACGAGGACATCTCCCGGGCGGAACTCTCCCGCCGCATCGGACTGTCCAGAAGTGCCATCTCCAGCATCGTCTCTGAACTGCTCGACGTGAACCTGGTGCTGGAACTCGGCCTCGGGGCCTCCCTGGGGGGACGCAAACCCACCATCCTGCGGCTCAACGAAAATGCCGCTTACCTGCTCGCCGTGGACATCGGCAAACGCCACCTTGGGGTGGCCCTGCTCGACCTGCGCTGCAACATCATCGAAGAAACCACCTGCGAACACCACCGCGAATACACCCCTGAAGACACCTACGATGAACTCGACCAGGTGATCCAGGGCTTCAAAAAGAAACACCCCGGCAAAGTGCCCCGCATCGCCATGATCGGGGTGTCCATCGCTGGCCCGGTGAACTACAAAACCGGACAGGTCATCCAGCCCCCGAACCTTCCCTCCTGGAACGAGGAACAGGTGGCTTCAGCCATCTCCAGGCGTTTTGGCATTCCCACCTTCGTGGACAACGACGCCAACCTTGGGGCCCTTGCAGAACTGCACTTCAGTGGGCTCAGCGATCAGCACCTGATCTACCTCAAATGTGCCACCGGCATCGGGGCAGGCATTCTGATTGACGGCAAGATCTACAGGGGCGTTTCTGGAGGGGCCGGAGAAATCGGGCACACCAGCATCAACGAAAACGGCCCGGTGGGACCCAGCGGTTACCCCGGCAGCCTGGAGAGCTACGTTTCAGGAGCCATGCTGCTCAAACGCATGCTGGAACTGCTTCCCCAGTACCCTCAAACGTGCCTGCGTGCAGACAGCACCCTGCAGCAACTGGCTCTGGCGGCAAAAGATGGGGATGAACTCGCCACCCGCATTGTCGAAGACGCCGGACGCCACCTCGGGATCGCCATCGCCAATGTGGTGAACCTCTTCAGCCCCAGCGAAGTGATCCTCGGGGGGGACCTGTGTCTGGCCGAAGGCGTGCTGCTCGACCCCCTCAAGCAGATGCTGGAACAGCGCACCATGCTCATCAACAGAGAACAGACCAACGTGCGCCTCACCCGTTTCAACACCCGCACCTCCCTGTACGGTGCAGGGGTTCTGGCCCTGTACGAACTGTTTGACCCCAACGGTCTCAAACACCTTTACGAGGTCGCGAAGCAACCGCTGTTGACTGAGGTTTAG